A window of the Vigna angularis cultivar LongXiaoDou No.4 chromosome 3, ASM1680809v1, whole genome shotgun sequence genome harbors these coding sequences:
- the LOC108325501 gene encoding protein IQ-DOMAIN 19 translates to MGKTGKWLRNLLTGKKDKEKEKEKSTSNLNFASNGTENSATPTSTTPKEKKRWSFRRSSATSTATLVSVSKELNFVEPTVTASQTVQADTDDQNEQRKHAMAVAAATAAAADAAVAAAEAVAVVIRLTSASNATSKSIKEAAAIKIQSVFRSHLARKALCALRGLVKLQALVRGHLVRKQAKETLRCMQALVTAQARARIQRIRMGSEGIPNQQQRKATDDDLFRQIYNEMERGLEDNIKIVEMDVGETKSDCRSRSSSVYHHGHQEQHDHRFSTHYSTNGFYSKEENYKVSPAPSALTELSTRECSGHFEDCFSTAQSSPQFHSAVSRTENSKHLFSFPRPAYAESMCDDYPLFPNYMANTESSRAKVRSHSAPKQRPDSFERQPSRRRASVEGRNVPRPIRMQRSSSHVSATAQNYQYPWSIKLDRSAVSLKDSECGSASTVLTNTNYCRSLVAFDPRGDRY, encoded by the exons ATGGGGAAGACGGGCAAATGGCTTAGAAACTTGTTGACCGGTAAGAAAGAcaaggaaaaagagaaggaaaaatctacatcTAACCTGAATTTTGCTTCAAATGGAACAGAAAACTCAGCCACTCCAACTTCCACAACCCcaaaggagaaaaagagatgGAGTTTCAGAAGATCATCAGCCACTTCCACAGCCACACTAGTATCAGTTTCCAAGGAATTGAATTTTGTAGAACCAACTGTCACTGCTTCGCAGACAGTGCAAGCTGACACGGATGATCAGAATGAGCAAAGGAAGCATGCCATGGCTGTGGCTGCTGCCACCGCAGCAGCAGCTGATGCTGCGGTGGCAGCTGCTGAGGCTGTAGCTGTTGTGATCCGTTTGACTTCTGCTTCCAATGCAACATCTAAAAGCATTAAAGAGGCTGCTGCCATTAAAATCCAATCAGTCTTTCGGTCTCATTTG GCAAGGAAAGCATTGTGCGCTCTAAGAGGACTGGTGAAGTTGCAGGCACTGGTAAGGGGTCATTTGGTGAGAAAACAGGCCAAGGAAACACTGAGATGCATGCAGGCTTTGGTGACGGCACAAGCTAGAGCTCGTATTCAGAGGATCCGAATGGGTTCAGAAGGAATTCCTAATCAACAACAAAGAAAAGCCACAGATGATGATCTGTTCAGGCAAATATATAAT GAAATGGAGAGAGGCTTGGAAGACAATATCAAGATTGTTGAGATGGATGTGGGTGAAACAAAAAGTGATTGCAGAAGTAGAAGCAGCAGTGTATATCATCATGGGCATCAAGAACAGCATGACCATAGATTTTCCACACATTATTCAACAAATGGTTTCTACTCAAAGGAAGAAAACTACAAGGTGTCACCAGCTCCATCAGCATTGACAGAGTTGAGCACAAGAGAATGCAGTGGCCATTTTGAGGACTGTTTCAGCACAGCCCAAAGCAGCCCTCAGTTCCACTCTGCTGTGTCAAGAACAGAAAATTCAAAGcaccttttttcttttccaaggCCAGCTTATGCAGAGTCTATGTGCGATGACTACCCTCTGTTTCCAAATTACATGGCTAACACTGAATCATCAAGGGCCAAAGTCAGATCGCATAGTGCACCGAAACAAAGACCCGATTCATTTGAGAGGCAACCAAGCCGCCGAAGAGCTTCAGTAGAGGGAAGAAATGTCCCAAGGCCAATTAGGATGCAAAGGTCATCTTCACATGTGAGTGCCACTGCTCAAAACTATCAATATCCTTGGTCAATCAAGCTTGACAGATCCGCAGTTTCACTCAAAGACAGCGAGTGTGGCTCTGCAAGTACAGTGCTCACTAACACTAATTATTGCAGATCTCTTGTTGCATTTGAC CCACGTGGAGATAGGTACTGA
- the LOC108325339 gene encoding RING-H2 finger protein ATL32, producing MAGRLPGVGLLARKRAESNHRHENRHNYYLKESLHPPSIPLTVLDETALKARQRLHHKLGHFFSSYRSGENPRKKEGKVRENSNQKKDGGLGRKLLESSWLLRGNKVKEERKVCAVCLEELGEEQHVMNLSCSHKYHSACLLPWLAAHPHCPYCRTPVQL from the exons ATGGCTGGAAGGTTGCCTGGTGTTGGGTTGCTTGCAAGGAAGAGAGCAGAGAGCAATCACAGACATGAAAATCGACACAACTATTACCTAAAGGAATCCCTCCACCCACCTTCCATTCCTCTCACTGTCTTAGATGAAACTGCTCTCAAGGCCAGGCAGAGGCTTCACCACAAGCTTGGACACTTCTTTTCCTCCTACAG ATCAGGTGAGAATCCGAGAAAAAAAGAGGGAAAAGTGAGGGAAAACAGTAACCAGAAGAAGGACGGAGGATTAGGTCGGAAATTATTAGAGAGTTCGTGGTTATTGCGTGGCAACAAGgttaaggaagagagaaaagtgTGTGCTGTTTGCCTTGAAGAGTTGGGAGAAGAACAACATGTTATGAACCTTTCATGCTCTCACAAGTATCATTCTGCATGtcttcttccatggcttgcTGCTCATCCCCACTGCCCTTATTGTCGAACTCCAGTACAACTCTGA
- the LOC108325143 gene encoding uncharacterized protein LOC108325143, which produces MGFPSVILFLLLQSLSATSDFLSPLISPLSEDLCREVECGKGTCKPSKNDTILFECDCDPGWRQTLSSPDEGLKFLPCIVPNCTMNYSCSSAPAPDPQNESKANASIFNACHWVDCGGGSCNRTSFFSYSCICDAGYYNILNATALPCFKECAFGLSCSNLGITLMNSSRAPPPPPTLNENDSLILRGSSSLWLLLLVLAISHHICLFSEKWVFLVI; this is translated from the exons ATGGGATTCCCAAGTGTCATTCTTTTTCTGCTTCTGCAAAGTCTTTCGGCCACAAGTGATTTCTTATCTCCTCTGATCTCTCCATTATCTG AGGATTTGTGCAGAGAAGTGGAATGTGGAAAGGGAACTTGCAAGCCTTCTAAGAATGACACTATATTGTTTGAATGCGATTGCGATCCAGGTTGGAGGCAAACTCTTTCTTCTCCCGATGAGGGCTTAAAGTTTCTTCCTTGCATAGTTCCTAATT GTACTATGAATTACTCTTGCTCCAGTGCCCCTGCTCCCGATCCACAGAACGAAAGTAAAGCTAATGCATCAATATTTAATG CTTGCCATTGGGTTGATTGTGGAGGTGGCTCGTGCAACAGGACCTCCTTCTTCTCTTATAGTTGCATATGTGATGCTGGCTATTACAATATTCTCAATGCCACTGCCTTACCTTGCTTCAAAGAAT GTGCTTTTGGTTTGAGTTGCTCCAACCTTGGAATAACATTGATGAACTCATCCAGggctccaccaccaccaccaacattGAATGAGAATG ATAGCTTAATTCTACGAGGAAGCTCCTCCCTTTGGTTACTCCTGCTGGTTCTTGCAATATCTCATCATATATGCCTTTTCAGTGAGAAATGGGTGTTCCTAGTCATATAA